One part of the Methylobacterium terrae genome encodes these proteins:
- a CDS encoding chemotaxis protein CheA — protein sequence MTRDGPVLSPADDLVAAFVTEARELIQAAAEDLLALDGPPDPDAVNRVFRAVHTLKGSAALFDWPAMLALLHAAEDGLAAARAGTLALGAGLVDLSLAALDATSRWTEAIAATGVLPAGAEAESARLVQGYRALLGPAGAVEGDGAPAGPVPDWATELMAETGERPGGVLTALRYVPRADCFFSGDDPLGLVRRLPGLVALRLVPAAPWPPAEALDVFSCNIAVTLLTTDPCPEVAAVFRLVRDQVAMASVTLANPAPPGASPAIAPVADASRTLRVDAGRIDALVGLAEDLAAARAALGEVVARAALGADPAGLVPALRASDERIGRLSAELHREAVGLRLQPLARVFRRFPRALRDVARQLGKEVTLTLAGEETEVDRDVAEGLFEPLLHLLRNAVDHGIEAPAARAEAGKPAAGRIALSAESRADRVVVSVDDDGRGLDPAFLRRRAAERGLMEPAALAALDDAGAIDLIFAPGFSTAAAVGAVSGRGVGMDAVRVAVTRLGGTCTVESRIGAGTTIRLSLPRAQSLVRLLLVEVGPERYGLPMEAVVELARVPRERIHDLAPGAAAILRDRTVPVLHLADLLDLPRGEPPAEARLAVLRVGPERVAVEVDRFAGRSDGLVRPLPGLAAWPGLAGTTLSGDGRVLLVLDPETLVGDPQGERRGEERGKQEVMP from the coding sequence ATGACTAGGGACGGGCCCGTCCTTTCCCCGGCGGACGACCTCGTGGCGGCCTTCGTGACCGAGGCGCGCGAGCTGATCCAGGCCGCGGCCGAGGATCTGCTGGCGCTCGACGGCCCCCCCGATCCGGACGCCGTGAACCGGGTGTTTCGCGCCGTCCACACCCTGAAGGGCTCGGCCGCCCTGTTCGACTGGCCGGCGATGCTGGCGCTCCTGCACGCCGCCGAGGACGGCCTCGCGGCCGCCCGGGCCGGGACGCTCGCCCTGGGCGCCGGCCTCGTCGACCTGTCGCTCGCCGCCCTCGACGCGACCTCCCGCTGGACCGAGGCGATCGCCGCGACCGGCGTACTGCCGGCCGGCGCAGAGGCGGAATCGGCGCGGCTCGTGCAGGGCTACCGCGCGCTCCTGGGGCCTGCCGGCGCGGTGGAGGGCGACGGAGCGCCGGCCGGGCCGGTGCCCGACTGGGCGACCGAGCTGATGGCGGAGACGGGCGAGCGGCCCGGCGGCGTCCTCACGGCCCTGCGCTACGTCCCGCGCGCCGACTGCTTCTTCTCCGGCGACGACCCCCTCGGACTGGTGCGCCGGCTCCCCGGCCTCGTGGCGCTGCGTCTCGTTCCCGCCGCGCCGTGGCCGCCGGCGGAGGCGCTCGACGTCTTCTCCTGCAACATCGCCGTGACCCTGCTGACCACCGATCCCTGCCCGGAGGTCGCCGCGGTGTTCCGCCTGGTGCGCGACCAGGTGGCGATGGCGAGCGTGACGTTGGCGAACCCGGCCCCGCCCGGGGCGTCGCCCGCGATCGCGCCGGTCGCCGACGCCTCCAGGACCCTGCGGGTCGATGCCGGCCGGATCGACGCCCTGGTGGGCCTGGCGGAGGATCTCGCCGCCGCCCGCGCCGCCCTCGGCGAGGTCGTCGCCCGGGCCGCGCTCGGGGCCGATCCCGCCGGCCTCGTCCCCGCCCTGAGGGCGAGCGACGAGCGGATCGGGCGTCTGTCGGCCGAGCTGCACCGGGAGGCGGTGGGCCTGCGGCTCCAGCCCCTGGCGCGGGTCTTCCGGCGCTTCCCGCGCGCCCTGCGCGACGTCGCCCGCCAGCTCGGCAAGGAGGTGACGCTGACGCTGGCGGGCGAGGAGACCGAGGTCGACCGGGACGTCGCCGAGGGGCTGTTCGAGCCGCTGCTGCACCTCCTGCGCAACGCCGTCGACCACGGCATCGAGGCACCGGCCGCGCGCGCCGAGGCCGGCAAGCCGGCGGCGGGACGCATCGCGCTGTCGGCGGAGAGCCGGGCCGACCGGGTCGTCGTCTCGGTCGACGACGACGGGCGCGGCCTCGACCCGGCCTTCCTCCGCCGCCGCGCCGCCGAGCGCGGGTTGATGGAGCCCGCCGCCCTCGCCGCCCTCGACGACGCCGGCGCGATCGACCTGATCTTCGCCCCGGGCTTCTCGACGGCCGCGGCGGTCGGCGCCGTCTCCGGCCGCGGCGTCGGCATGGACGCGGTGCGGGTCGCGGTGACGAGGCTCGGCGGCACCTGCACCGTCGAGAGCCGGATCGGCGCCGGCACCACGATCCGCCTGAGCCTGCCCCGCGCCCAGTCCCTCGTCCGGCTTCTCCTCGTCGAGGTCGGGCCGGAACGCTACGGCCTGCCGATGGAGGCCGTCGTCGAGCTCGCCCGGGTTCCGCGCGAGCGGATCCACGACCTCGCCCCCGGTGCCGCCGCGATCCTGCGCGACCGGACGGTGCCGGTGCTCCACCTCGCCGACCTCCTCGACCTGCCCCGCGGCGAGCCGCCGGCCGAGGCCCGGCTCGCGGTGTTGCGGGTCGGGCCCGAGCGCGTCGCGGTCGAGGTCGACCGGTTCGCCGGACGGTCCGACGGGCTGGTGCGGCCGCTGCCGGGACTGGCGGCCTGGCCGGGCCTCGCCGGCACCACGCTGTCCGGCGACGGCCGGGTGCTCCTGGTGCTCGATCCGGAGACCCTGGTCGGGGACCCGCAGGGGGAGAGGCGGGGAGAGGAGCGGGGGAAGCAGGAGGTGATGCCGTGA
- a CDS encoding response regulator transcription factor, whose product MPSMSQPSTAPVTVLVVDDSKLARAVALRLVRQLRPDWALREASNADEALAMVAGEPIDVALLDFNMPGKDGLALAEELRAGRPAMPIAVISANIQDEVIARARQLDAAFLAKPLTGEALAGFLSGASLRLRRSAP is encoded by the coding sequence ATGCCGTCCATGTCGCAGCCCTCGACCGCACCCGTCACCGTCCTCGTCGTGGACGACAGCAAGCTCGCCCGGGCGGTCGCCCTGCGGCTCGTGCGGCAGCTCAGGCCCGATTGGGCCCTGCGCGAGGCCTCGAACGCCGACGAGGCCCTGGCCATGGTGGCCGGCGAGCCGATCGACGTGGCGCTCCTCGACTTCAACATGCCGGGCAAGGACGGCCTCGCCCTCGCCGAGGAACTGCGCGCGGGCAGGCCCGCGATGCCGATCGCCGTGATCTCGGCCAACATCCAGGACGAGGTGATCGCCCGCGCGCGCCAGCTCGACGCCGCCTTCCTGGCCAAGCCCCTGACCGGGGAGGCCCTGGCGGGCTTCCTCTCGGGAGCGTCCTTGCGCCTGCGCCGGAGCGCCCCGTGA
- a CDS encoding chemotaxis protein CheX, translating into MSNDTVGLTELQQDAFTELVNIGVSRAAASLRTMIGTQVLLSVPSVEIVSRKAAARLIGEREAAPLVVVHQDFEGAFAGRALLIFPQENGRELVRAVAGEELSPEEVAALEDEALAETGNIILNGCLATMANMLQRTLTMSLPGIARGDGPQIFGTQAGGAAAGADSLVLFLYIDFSVSERDIRGYLAMLMDLPSLENLRGLVDEFIARALGDLDA; encoded by the coding sequence GTGAGCAACGACACCGTCGGCCTGACCGAGCTGCAGCAGGACGCGTTCACCGAACTCGTCAACATCGGCGTCAGCCGCGCCGCGGCGAGCCTGCGCACGATGATCGGCACCCAGGTGCTGCTCTCGGTGCCCTCGGTGGAGATCGTCTCGCGCAAGGCCGCCGCCCGACTGATCGGCGAGCGCGAGGCGGCGCCGCTCGTGGTGGTGCACCAGGATTTCGAGGGCGCGTTCGCGGGCCGCGCGCTCCTGATCTTCCCGCAGGAGAACGGCCGCGAGCTGGTCCGGGCCGTCGCCGGCGAGGAGCTCTCGCCCGAGGAGGTCGCGGCGCTGGAGGACGAGGCGCTGGCCGAGACCGGCAACATCATCCTCAACGGCTGCCTCGCCACCATGGCGAACATGCTCCAGCGCACGCTGACCATGTCGTTGCCCGGCATCGCGCGGGGCGACGGCCCGCAGATCTTCGGGACGCAGGCGGGCGGGGCGGCGGCCGGCGCCGATTCCCTGGTGCTGTTCCTCTACATCGACTTCTCGGTGAGCGAGCGCGACATCCGCGGCTACCTGGCGATGCTGATGGACCTGCCCTCACTCGAGAACCTGCGGGGGCTGGTGGACGAGTTCATCGCCCGCGCCCTCGGCGACCTGGACGCGTGA
- a CDS encoding PAS domain S-box protein encodes MSGPDQTGTVRPEILAEAVAAVQRRVGPFLAGLERSRQPMLISDPTLPDNPVVFVNQAFLTLTGYDGAEVVGRNCRFLQGADTDPGAMAAIREGLRDEREVRVTILNYRRDGTRFWNQLLICPIRDADGRLVNYFASQVDMSHVHEAEAGRTRLADIERRLAEAQRQLSLTLSSAGIAGTWDWDIPGKRLHVDGRFAALTGLTPAPRPGTVPLSPGPLPASAFFTGIHPLDRVRVRLAVSGILGGAEVFDKEYRLLAADGSVRWVHARGRCHFGADGRPARFTGVLVEVTEQKRVEERLRIAQSAGRVGAFEHVPGFATVAASPQFCSLLGLVPARTVAASAVNALVVEGDPPLLAPDQRQEGELPPIETRVRLADTGEVRWLVRRGEAIRDTETSGLRHVGVIYDVTESKRAEVELRELNDTLEARVREAVAERERAEEQLRQSQKMEAVGQLTGGIAHDFNNLLTGIVGSLDLMQTRINEGRTENLTRYAGLAMASAQRAAALTHRLLAFSRRQPLEAKPVDANRLVSSMDDLMRRTLGERVQLEVVVAGGLWLTLCDPNQLENAILNLAINARDAMPEGGRLTIETANAHLDDAYAARDVGVRAGQYVCVSVTDTGTGMPPDVIARAFDPFFTTKPLGQGTGLGLSMIYGFAKQSEGNVKIYSEAGQGTTVKLYLPRYHGEIEVAPEMRGEAPRAERGETVLVVEDDSTVRALVVEVLHELGYRTLEAADGPAGLRLLQSASHIDLLVTDVGLPGLNGRQLADQARLVRPTLKVLFMTGYAENATFGNGHLGPGMQMITKPFPVEGLATKIRSIIEG; translated from the coding sequence ATGAGCGGACCGGACCAGACCGGCACCGTCCGGCCCGAGATCCTCGCGGAGGCGGTCGCGGCGGTGCAGCGGCGGGTCGGGCCGTTCCTCGCCGGCCTCGAGCGCTCGCGCCAGCCGATGCTGATCAGCGATCCGACCCTGCCCGACAACCCGGTCGTCTTCGTGAACCAGGCCTTCCTGACGCTCACCGGCTACGACGGCGCGGAGGTGGTGGGCCGGAACTGCCGCTTCCTGCAGGGGGCGGACACCGATCCCGGCGCGATGGCGGCGATCCGCGAGGGTCTGCGCGACGAGCGCGAGGTCCGCGTCACGATCCTGAACTACCGCCGCGACGGCACCCGGTTCTGGAACCAGCTGCTGATCTGCCCGATCCGCGACGCGGACGGCCGGCTCGTCAACTACTTCGCCTCGCAGGTGGACATGTCGCATGTCCACGAGGCCGAGGCCGGCCGCACCCGGCTCGCCGACATCGAGCGGCGCCTGGCGGAGGCGCAGCGCCAGCTCTCGCTGACCCTGTCCTCGGCCGGCATCGCCGGCACCTGGGACTGGGACATCCCGGGGAAGCGGCTGCACGTCGACGGGCGCTTCGCCGCGCTCACCGGGCTCACGCCGGCGCCGCGGCCCGGCACCGTGCCGCTCAGCCCCGGCCCGCTGCCGGCGAGCGCCTTCTTCACCGGCATCCACCCCCTCGACCGGGTGCGGGTGCGGCTCGCGGTGAGCGGCATCCTCGGCGGGGCCGAGGTGTTCGACAAGGAGTACCGCCTGCTCGCGGCCGACGGCTCGGTGCGCTGGGTCCACGCCCGCGGCCGCTGCCATTTCGGCGCCGACGGGCGGCCCGCCCGCTTCACCGGCGTGCTCGTCGAGGTGACCGAGCAGAAGCGAGTCGAGGAGCGCCTGCGCATCGCCCAGTCGGCGGGCCGCGTCGGCGCCTTCGAGCACGTGCCGGGCTTCGCCACCGTGGCGGCCTCGCCGCAATTCTGCAGCCTGCTCGGCCTCGTGCCGGCCCGCACCGTGGCGGCGAGCGCGGTCAACGCCCTCGTGGTCGAGGGCGATCCCCCGCTGCTGGCGCCCGACCAGCGCCAGGAGGGCGAGCTGCCGCCGATCGAGACCCGGGTGCGGCTGGCCGATACCGGCGAGGTGCGCTGGCTCGTGCGCCGCGGCGAGGCGATCCGCGACACCGAGACCTCGGGCCTGCGCCATGTCGGGGTGATCTACGACGTCACCGAATCGAAGCGGGCCGAGGTGGAGCTGCGCGAGCTCAACGACACCCTGGAGGCGCGGGTGCGCGAGGCGGTGGCCGAGCGCGAGCGGGCCGAGGAGCAGCTGCGCCAGTCGCAGAAGATGGAGGCGGTGGGCCAGCTCACCGGCGGCATCGCCCACGACTTCAACAACCTGCTCACCGGCATCGTCGGCTCCCTCGACCTGATGCAGACCCGCATCAACGAGGGCCGCACCGAGAACCTCACCCGATACGCGGGCCTCGCCATGGCCTCGGCCCAGCGCGCCGCGGCGCTGACCCACCGGCTGCTCGCCTTCTCGCGCCGCCAGCCGCTGGAAGCCAAGCCCGTCGACGCCAACCGGCTGGTGAGCTCGATGGACGACCTGATGCGCCGGACGCTGGGCGAGCGGGTGCAGCTCGAGGTCGTGGTGGCGGGCGGCCTGTGGCTGACGCTCTGCGACCCCAACCAGCTCGAGAACGCGATCCTCAACCTCGCGATCAACGCCCGCGACGCGATGCCGGAGGGCGGTCGCCTCACCATCGAGACCGCCAACGCCCATCTCGACGATGCCTACGCGGCCCGCGACGTCGGCGTGCGGGCGGGCCAGTACGTCTGCGTCAGCGTGACCGATACCGGCACCGGCATGCCGCCGGACGTGATCGCCCGCGCCTTCGACCCGTTCTTCACCACCAAGCCGCTCGGCCAGGGCACCGGCCTCGGCCTGTCGATGATCTACGGCTTTGCCAAGCAGTCCGAGGGGAACGTCAAGATCTACTCGGAGGCCGGCCAGGGCACGACGGTCAAGCTCTACCTGCCGCGCTACCACGGCGAGATCGAGGTCGCGCCGGAAATGCGGGGCGAGGCGCCGCGGGCCGAGCGCGGCGAGACGGTGCTCGTGGTGGAGGACGACTCGACCGTGCGGGCCCTGGTGGTCGAGGTGCTGCACGAACTCGGCTACCGCACCCTCGAGGCGGCGGACGGGCCGGCGGGCCTGCGCCTGCTGCAATCGGCCTCGCACATCGACCTCCTGGTCACCGATGTCGGCCTGCCGGGCCTCAACGGCCGCCAGCTCGCCGACCAGGCCCGGCTGGTGCGGCCCACCCTGAAGGTGCTGTTCATGACCGGCTACGCCGAGAACGCGACCTTCGGCAACGGCCATCTCGGACCCGGCATGCAGATGATCACCAAGCCGTTCCCGGTCGAGGGACTGGCGACCAAGATCCGGTCGATCATCGAGGGGTGA
- a CDS encoding DUF882 domain-containing protein gives MRALKRAGSGAADPATRGSRSCRRGALALVACLAAVFGSTSDTQDAVANGDTRTISIFHEHTKESASITFKRDGRYDRAALEQLNWLLRDWRLDEPTRMDPRLFDVVWEAHRAVGSQDAIHVVSAYRSPKTNAALRRRSRAVAEHSQHMLGKAMDFYLADVSIDQIRAIGMRMQRGGVGWYPQANSPFVHLDVGSVRSWPRMSHDQLARLFPDGRTVHLPADGRPMPGYDVAKAEILARGGSVMGVSQAIAAADEEDSPNVVGQFFAMLFGGAKPAAPPPAPVVLAGRSGRVRPVALASAQPEDAGTREVFARDAMAYAAPAAPAALMPQAAPPPVPPQPEPVAASPEAAPEPEARTAAPSGLPAAPLPPRRPSEFAALAEALVAAPPPASVLPVTVPLPPARPASIQVASADADPAALGAMLQPRPRATPVPPALAPTDSKAQLRALFSAAAAAPAAEAAMVRVVQRPKAGTPPPGVVAAPAGAVVTRFQAGASEDAPGSGRFSGPAVGRR, from the coding sequence GTGCGAGCGCTCAAGCGTGCCGGAAGCGGGGCGGCCGATCCGGCCACCCGGGGATCCCGCTCCTGCCGGCGCGGCGCGCTGGCGCTGGTCGCCTGCCTCGCCGCGGTGTTCGGCTCGACCAGCGACACCCAGGACGCGGTCGCCAACGGCGACACCCGCACGATCTCGATCTTCCACGAGCACACCAAGGAGAGCGCCTCGATCACGTTCAAGCGTGACGGGCGCTACGACCGCGCCGCCCTCGAGCAGCTGAACTGGCTCCTGCGCGACTGGCGCCTCGACGAGCCGACCAGGATGGACCCGCGCCTGTTCGACGTGGTGTGGGAGGCCCACCGCGCCGTCGGCTCGCAGGACGCGATCCACGTCGTCTCGGCCTACCGCTCGCCGAAGACCAACGCGGCGCTCCGCCGGCGCTCCCGCGCGGTGGCCGAGCACAGCCAGCACATGCTCGGCAAGGCGATGGACTTCTACCTCGCCGACGTCTCGATCGACCAGATCCGGGCGATCGGCATGCGGATGCAGCGCGGCGGCGTCGGCTGGTACCCGCAGGCGAACAGCCCCTTCGTCCATCTCGACGTCGGATCGGTGCGCTCCTGGCCGCGGATGAGCCACGACCAGCTCGCGCGCCTGTTTCCCGACGGCCGCACCGTCCACCTGCCGGCCGACGGCCGGCCGATGCCGGGCTACGACGTCGCCAAGGCCGAGATCCTGGCCCGCGGCGGCAGCGTGATGGGCGTGAGCCAGGCGATCGCGGCGGCGGACGAGGAGGACAGCCCGAACGTCGTCGGCCAGTTCTTCGCCATGCTGTTCGGCGGCGCGAAGCCCGCCGCCCCGCCGCCCGCGCCCGTCGTGCTGGCCGGCCGCTCGGGCCGCGTCCGCCCGGTGGCCTTGGCCAGCGCCCAGCCGGAGGATGCCGGCACCCGCGAGGTCTTCGCTCGCGACGCCATGGCTTACGCCGCTCCGGCCGCGCCCGCCGCCCTCATGCCGCAGGCCGCTCCCCCGCCGGTCCCCCCGCAGCCGGAGCCCGTCGCCGCATCGCCGGAGGCCGCGCCCGAGCCCGAGGCCCGCACCGCCGCTCCGTCCGGGCTGCCGGCGGCCCCGCTGCCGCCCCGCCGCCCGTCGGAATTCGCCGCCCTGGCGGAGGCGCTGGTCGCCGCGCCCCCGCCGGCCTCCGTGCTGCCGGTCACCGTACCGCTGCCCCCGGCCCGGCCGGCCTCGATCCAGGTCGCCTCGGCGGATGCCGATCCGGCGGCCCTCGGCGCCATGCTCCAGCCCCGCCCCCGGGCGACGCCCGTCCCGCCCGCCCTCGCCCCGACCGATTCGAAGGCGCAGCTGCGCGCCCTGTTCAGCGCCGCGGCGGCCGCACCGGCGGCCGAGGCCGCGATGGTCCGCGTCGTCCAGCGGCCGAAGGCCGGCACCCCGCCGCCGGGCGTCGTGGCCGCCCCGGCGGGCGCGGTCGTGACCCGCTTCCAGGCCGGCGCGAGCGAGGACGCGCCGGGCTCCGGCCGCTTCAGCGGGCCGGCGGTCGGACGGCGCTGA
- a CDS encoding extracellular catalytic domain type 2 short-chain-length polyhydroxyalkanoate depolymerase produces MPGGLVMGCERSGKVERLQRYDVRRGESSISGLSSGAFMAVQVHVAHSASFSGAGIIAGGPYRCAESFRGAGFLAADAYTRSAMAIGMTPLIPQMAPDAARLAALATETAGRGGIDPLHHLAGQRLYIFTGSADTVVYSDVVARTRRFYELLGVRPGDILYRSDLAAGHAIITDNPEDSPLATNRPPYINDGGFMQSHDILRHIYGDLAPPTDGLAGRLVRFDQTEFFDGEPRASMSRFGYAYIPSAVCAGRAPARVHVVLHGCKQGYNYVNYVRGRPDIANQPPYGNRYVTTTGYNHIAESNDIIVLYPQAEGSDGGDMQNPDGCWDWWGYTSPDPYEPDYYSKRAIQIGAIHRMLERLGG; encoded by the coding sequence GTGCCGGGAGGGCTGGTCATGGGCTGCGAGCGCAGCGGCAAGGTCGAGCGATTGCAGCGTTACGACGTCCGGCGCGGCGAGAGTTCGATCTCCGGATTGTCGTCCGGCGCCTTCATGGCGGTGCAGGTCCACGTCGCCCACTCGGCGAGCTTCTCCGGCGCCGGGATCATCGCGGGCGGGCCGTACCGGTGCGCGGAGTCGTTTCGCGGCGCGGGGTTCCTGGCGGCGGATGCCTATACGCGCAGCGCCATGGCCATCGGCATGACCCCGCTCATCCCCCAGATGGCGCCGGACGCCGCCCGCCTCGCGGCGCTCGCCACCGAGACGGCGGGGCGGGGCGGGATCGACCCGCTCCACCACCTCGCCGGCCAGCGGCTCTACATCTTCACCGGCAGCGCCGACACGGTGGTCTATTCCGACGTGGTCGCGCGCACGCGCCGGTTCTACGAGCTGCTCGGCGTCCGGCCCGGGGACATCCTGTACCGCAGCGACCTCGCCGCCGGCCACGCGATCATCACCGACAACCCCGAGGATTCGCCGCTCGCGACGAACCGCCCGCCCTACATCAACGACGGCGGCTTCATGCAGTCGCACGACATCCTCCGGCACATCTACGGCGACCTGGCGCCCCCGACGGACGGGCTGGCCGGCCGGCTGGTCCGCTTCGACCAGACGGAGTTCTTCGACGGCGAGCCACGCGCCAGCATGAGCCGGTTCGGCTACGCCTACATCCCGTCCGCGGTGTGCGCGGGGCGGGCGCCGGCCCGGGTTCACGTCGTGCTGCACGGCTGCAAGCAGGGCTACAATTACGTCAACTACGTCAGGGGACGGCCCGACATCGCCAACCAGCCGCCCTACGGCAACCGCTACGTCACCACCACTGGCTACAACCACATCGCCGAGAGCAACGACATCATCGTCCTCTACCCCCAGGCGGAGGGGAGCGACGGCGGCGACATGCAGAACCCCGACGGGTGCTGGGACTGGTGGGGCTACACCTCGCCCGATCCGTACGAGCCCGACTACTATTCGAAGCGCGCGATCCAGATCGGCGCCATCCACCGCATGCTGGAGCGGCTCGGCGGCTGA
- a CDS encoding L,D-transpeptidase family protein, with protein MAPRRRIGRSAGAAAALTVLLAAQPGLARAEGPAAAPEAGGAVASVPATATAPAITTIPDNPAPPLPDAGPPKVATAPVAHEAAPEAAPIQPATLPGTAAPAPSAETPPAPAETAAPALPPPAPGDPVAEVVAARLADPNFSLIRRLGTKQREAMQAFYALGAFKSVWLAESGWSDAAKAVIARLQAAGEDGLDPLAYPIPLLDPPHATAADRAEADLKLSAAAVLYARDARGGRLEPSRLSRFITPKLDLPSADAVLTRLTPAGASAGALLQAFNPGQPGYLALKAKLSAIRAQQPNRAVPMVRLPKGPALRTGMRDARVPLIRARFGISGASDATAYDEGVATAVASFQRERGMKASGVLDPATVAALAGPSPGKQEADLLANMERWRWLPADLGRTHVLVNIPEYKVRVIRDGRVLDESRVIVGKPESPTPIFSGEMTYAVVNPSWTVPPSILKSQFLPGLARDPNYAARLGYQVVKRGNGIAIRQPPGERNALGFIKFMFPNDHAVYLHDTPNRSLFSRSERALSHGCVRVDDPFRFAQVVLGPRWPTERLKTLIGKGERTVMLPEKLPVHLAYFTLEADSTGTLRSLPDLYGVNARVKVALGLSNEPLPAEAGQKPKPAPKPPVATHHRDVAQQGGAPRPASRRPVATATPSEEPAVVQPAPDYFGETGAIRRGWW; from the coding sequence ATGGCTCCCAGGCGCAGGATCGGCCGGAGTGCCGGTGCGGCGGCGGCCCTCACGGTGCTGCTGGCCGCGCAGCCCGGCCTGGCGCGGGCCGAGGGCCCTGCCGCCGCGCCCGAGGCCGGCGGCGCCGTGGCGAGCGTCCCCGCGACGGCGACCGCCCCCGCGATCACCACGATCCCGGACAACCCCGCCCCGCCGCTGCCCGATGCCGGCCCGCCCAAAGTCGCGACCGCCCCGGTCGCGCACGAGGCCGCGCCCGAGGCCGCGCCGATCCAGCCCGCGACCCTGCCGGGCACGGCGGCGCCGGCTCCCTCCGCCGAGACCCCGCCCGCACCGGCCGAGACCGCGGCCCCCGCCCTGCCCCCGCCCGCCCCCGGCGATCCGGTGGCCGAGGTCGTGGCGGCGCGCCTCGCCGACCCGAACTTCAGCCTGATCCGCCGGCTCGGCACGAAGCAGCGCGAGGCGATGCAGGCCTTCTACGCGCTCGGCGCGTTCAAGTCGGTCTGGCTCGCCGAGAGCGGCTGGAGCGACGCCGCCAAGGCGGTGATCGCCCGGCTGCAGGCGGCGGGCGAGGACGGGCTCGATCCCCTCGCCTACCCGATCCCGCTGCTCGACCCGCCCCACGCCACCGCCGCCGACCGGGCCGAAGCCGACCTGAAGCTCTCGGCGGCGGCGGTGCTGTACGCCCGCGACGCCCGCGGCGGGCGCCTCGAGCCCTCGCGCCTGTCGCGCTTCATCACCCCGAAGCTCGACTTGCCCTCCGCCGACGCGGTGTTGACCCGCCTGACCCCGGCCGGCGCGAGTGCCGGCGCCCTGCTCCAGGCCTTCAATCCCGGCCAGCCCGGCTACCTCGCCCTCAAGGCGAAGCTCTCGGCCATCCGCGCCCAGCAGCCGAACCGCGCCGTGCCGATGGTGCGCCTGCCGAAGGGCCCGGCGCTGCGGACCGGCATGCGCGACGCCCGCGTGCCGCTGATCCGCGCCCGGTTCGGGATCAGCGGCGCCTCCGACGCCACCGCCTACGACGAGGGCGTGGCGACCGCCGTCGCGAGCTTCCAGCGCGAGCGCGGGATGAAGGCGAGCGGCGTCCTCGACCCCGCCACGGTGGCGGCCCTCGCCGGCCCGTCTCCGGGCAAGCAGGAGGCCGACCTCCTCGCCAACATGGAGCGCTGGCGCTGGCTGCCGGCCGATCTCGGCCGCACCCACGTCCTCGTCAACATCCCCGAATACAAGGTGCGGGTGATCCGCGACGGCCGCGTCCTCGACGAGTCCCGGGTGATCGTCGGCAAGCCCGAATCGCCGACGCCGATCTTCTCGGGCGAGATGACCTACGCGGTGGTCAACCCGTCCTGGACGGTGCCGCCTTCGATCCTCAAGAGCCAGTTCCTGCCGGGCCTCGCCCGCGACCCGAACTACGCGGCGCGCCTCGGCTACCAGGTGGTGAAGCGCGGCAACGGCATCGCCATCCGGCAGCCGCCGGGCGAGCGCAACGCGCTCGGCTTCATCAAGTTCATGTTCCCCAACGACCACGCGGTCTACCTGCACGACACGCCGAACCGCAGCCTGTTCTCCCGCTCCGAGCGGGCGCTGAGCCACGGCTGCGTGCGCGTCGACGATCCGTTCCGCTTCGCGCAGGTCGTGCTCGGGCCGCGCTGGCCGACCGAGCGGCTGAAGACGCTGATCGGCAAGGGCGAGCGCACGGTGATGCTGCCCGAGAAACTGCCGGTCCACCTCGCCTACTTCACCCTGGAGGCGGATTCGACCGGGACTCTTCGCAGCCTGCCGGACCTCTACGGCGTCAACGCCCGGGTGAAGGTCGCGCTCGGCCTCTCGAACGAGCCCCTGCCCGCCGAGGCCGGGCAGAAGCCGAAGCCGGCCCCGAAGCCGCCGGTCGCCACGCACCACCGCGACGTGGCGCAGCAGGGGGGCGCCCCCCGCCCGGCCTCCCGCCGCCCGGTGGCGACCGCGACGCCGTCCGAGGAGCCGGCGGTGGTGCAGCCGGCGCCGGACTATTTCGGCGAGACCGGGGCGATCCGGCGGGGGTGGTGGTAA